In the Acanthochromis polyacanthus isolate Apoly-LR-REF ecotype Palm Island chromosome 20, KAUST_Apoly_ChrSc, whole genome shotgun sequence genome, GTTAAGACTACTAATAAAACCTACACATATTTTTGACTTTTGATTTCATAAAGATCACATCAGTTTTTGATAAGACTATAgttaaaaaccttaaaatatttcattgtttGCCCAGTTCTTACAGCACtttgaaagcattttttcacagttaaaaacagtaaaagtttACAGTAATGCTCATGTGGCATAGGTTTTAAGTACTACAGCCACCTCTGTCACCTAAGTCTAAGTAATTTGAGCAGAAcctttgttagtttttaaaatgaagtggAGCTGTAAAATTTGCAAATTTGAAACACCAACAAAGACAGGTCTCTTGAGGCATTATAGACTAAGACATGGCCACGGGGGAGAATTTCTCCCTTGTGTTTATTCGGACTGTGATTGCTCATTTAAAACATGGGGCAGCCTGCGAACCCATGTGTCAAGAAGTCACTCGATCCAGGAGTCAGTAAGACTGTGCACAGTACTGTCATTCAAGTGTCCATGTTGCTCTTTAAACACTATTTCCACAGAAAGAGAGTACTTTGAACACATTGGCCGCCATTTAAAGAAACAGGAGACTGTGACTTGTGTTTTTGAAAATTGTCctttcaaaacaaacatttatggaACATTTGCTTCTCATAGGAGCCGGAAACACACTCCTCACACTCTTGATGACTTCAAACCTGAGCTTGTGCAAAGGTATGTCAATCCTCTAAATGCAGGGGACAGTACCATGGATGAGAATGACTCTGAAGGGACAGCGAGTGAAGATCATGAAGATAATGAAATGAGAGAATTGCCTAATTTGATAGAAAAACATGTTGCACACCTGTTGCTTAAGTTGGAAAGCATATTCAATGTGCCACAACGGTGTATTGATGAGTTAGTTGAAGAACTACACTTTATTTCCTCATCAGCTTCAGGtcctattttaaaaaacattttgcagtCATGTTTAAAAAAGCATAACTGTGAGGTTGACGATTCAATCGTCTCAGAGATGGTAACAGACTTATGTCAGTGCAACCCAGTTACGTTAGCCCTTGGGCATAATGGCCCTCTTTCCACCTCTTACAAACGAAGAGAATATTTCAAGGACCATTTTTCTATGGTGGAACCAATAGAGTACATGCTCAGTGCCAGGGAGCATAGAAGTTTCCAATATGTTCCTATTTTAAAGTCCTTGCATGAGgttttgaagaaaaaagaaattcagGATTTTCTCACACACAGCTGTGAAGCTGACAGCAGTTCTGTAAGTCAGTACAGATCATTTCAGGATGGcacacatttcaaaaacaacacattgcTATCAGAAAATAATCCAGCTCTTTCTCTCATTCTGTATGTGGATGACTTTGAAGTGTGTAACCCGCTCGGCACTTcaagaaaaaagcacaaaattactGCTGTGTATTGGGTTTTAGCAAATGTGCCAACATTGCTCAGATCATCACTAACATCAATATACCTTGCCATTCTCTGCAAGGCTGATGATATCAAAAAGTTTGGCTATAGTGCTGTGTTTGAGCCATTGCTAAAAGATCTTGCCAGTCTTGAAGAAGAAGGACTTTACATTCCTTCATTAGGCATTCAAGTCAAAGGTactgtttattgtgttgttgcagATAACCTTGGTGCCCACTCTATCGGAGGATTTGTGGAGAGCTTCTCAAGTACACAGGTGCAGGTTCTGTCTTGGAGAAAGATCCCAGTTTCAAGTAAGTGAAGTTAAAACTGGAGCATTTAATCCTAGGACAGTACAAGAGCACAAGACTCATGTTCAGACAGCAGAGGGACATGGTCATTGTTATGGGGTAAAGAGACAGTGCCCGCTGACTGAAAGACTCAAACATTTTGACGTGTTATCTGGCTACCCACCTGATTTGCTCCACGACCTCTTTGAAGGTATTGTTCCTTTCGAGTTAGCACTGTGCCTCAATGCCTTGatcaaaaagaaatatttcacaCTTGATGAACTAAATAAACTGATCAAAGAGTTCCCATACAGATGGGCAGATAAATCTGATGCACCACAAGCAGTTCCATTGACTTTTGCTGCAAGAAAAACTGTGGGTGGAAATGCTCATGAAAATTGGGCTTTACTTCGCCTCCTTCCCCTGATAGTTGGAGAAAGAATACCAGAGAGTGAACCAACGTGGCTGGTCCTTCTGGACCTTAAGGACATAGTTGAGCTTGTCCTTTCTCCTGTGCACACAGACTTGACTATTTGTTTCCTTGAAAGCAAGATTTCTGAGCATCGACACAGATTCCTGGATACTTTTCCAGAGGAAAGGCTTATTCCTAAGCATCATTTTCTAGAGCACTACCCACAGCTAACAAAGGCTTTTGGTCCTCTTGTATCTCTTTGGACTATGCGCTTTGAAGCTAAACACAGCTTTTTCAAGCGTGTGGTCAGGCATACCCACAGTTTCCGAAACATCCTGTTGTCTCTTGCAGTGAAGCATCAGTTAATGGTTGCCCACCATTTACATGGTGGTGCAGTTGTTCCACAGCCTGTCCAGGCAACAAAACTGTCAGTGGTGGATTTATCTGTGCTGAGGGAAGACATAAAAAAAGCACTGCAAATAAAATTTCCCAGTGAGTCGTTCGTCCAGATGGCAACCACGGTGTGTTGCAGAGGCACCAGTTACTCCACTGGAATGATCTTGGCACATGGTGCAACAGGTTGTCTTCCAGATTTTGTGGAGTTGATTCAGATAGCTGTTGTAAATGGGAAGGTTTGCTTCATCGTGAAATGTTTAAATGCATGGTATATTGAACATCTCAGAAGCTATGAACTCGAGAGCACAAGAAGTGTTAAGGTGATTGAGCCAAGTGAGTTGTCAGACATCTTCCCAATGGCAGCATACAATGTTGCAGGGAAGCGTATTGTTACCCAGAAGCGTTACATTAATGTTGATGTGTAGTCATCATTAATACCTTTCACTTGTTTGACTTTACCCACCAGGCAATtctgaaataaaatgcataatCTAAAATCTACCATCCTGTTAGAAATGATATATTTCTATGAAGAAAAATTATGTGGTTTCTCTTACAGATGATCCAATGTCTCAGCAAGCCAAACTTCGAATAATTCTTCATGACCATGATATCCGCAAACTTGACTTACCTGATGGCCTCCCTGGGACTGTGGGTGAACTAGAGTCCATTGTAAGAgagacatttgggcttcaaggGAACTTTAATTTGCATTATAGAGATGCTGATTTTGGAGAAGAATATTTCAGTCTTACCTCAACAAGTGACATCAAGGACAAGGACACAATAAAAGTGGTTAACATTGCTGAACCTCCTGCATTTACCCTGAAATTAACTGAAGTGGACAGTTCCTTTGATAGTCTATCAGAAACCTCCATTCATAGCTCAGCAACCTCTACTAGAGCTGCAGTGACTGCCGTCTGTCCTTCCCAAAGCAGTTGCTCGTCTGAGTCCCAGGACACACTGATTCTATCATCACCTGAAGAAGGGGTTCAGCGTTCACAGCGGTGGCCGACTGAATTTCCTGTACCTCACTTTGCCTATGACACAGAGCTTATGCTTGCCTCAGGAAATGAAGCATTCAACAAGAATGGAATTCCACTCAACTTTACCTCAATTCTTCCAGACATCCTTGAGAGGCTGGCAGAAAGTGTCTTTCAGTATGTTGCTTACCCAACAAGCGCACAGATTTCAAAGGTTGCTGAGGCACTAATCCAGAAGCATCCTTGCCTTAGAGAACCGGGATCATATAACGGATGCTATGGATGGCAACAgagattaaaatataaaatggcaAACTATAGAACCAAGTTGAGAGGGCTTGGATGCCCTGAACTTGATGTGAACTCTCTCAGAAAGAAGCGATCACATGAGAAAGCACCTGCGAAGAAtgttaaaaagccaaaaaagtcAGAAGTGAACTATTTACCCCCTCACCCGCACggagaaacagaagaaagttTGGAATGTGAAAGAGTAGAGCTCCTCAATGAAGTAAAGAAGAGGGACAACAGCCAGATCATCAGCGAAAAAATGGCAAAGACATTCTCCAGTCGAAGGCAGGAAGTTGTCAACCAAGCACCAGCAGTCAATGACATGAAAGAAAGATGGCCTGCTCTTTTTGACACAGCTCAGGTCAATATTTTTCCATAAGATAATTTGCAGTAAGCATTCTTTTGAAGTGTTGAAAACATTAACATGTTGTGTCTATTTATGCCTTTTTCTTTACAGATAAACCAAGAATTCAGAAGGATCACCACTGTTGCCCTGGAAACCACATTTATGGCAAAGCTGGACCATTACTCTCCGAAATTGATGTCCTTGCTGTTCTCAAGGGGGGGGACTGCAAAAACGAAGATTCAGCGCATCCGTAACATGCTGCTAGAGGTgtgaatgaataaaatgtacttcatttcttcttctttttttttcaaaaagtaatatttatttaatcaaaACTTTTACTTCTCAGGCTATCCATAGTCCTTTGCTGTTTGGTGTAACTTGAGTGAATGATGGACCTAAATTTTACAGGTTgctaaaaatgcaatttcacaAAGATTGTTCATTGTCTCTTTGATGTTGTACATGGTAGCTGTTTACAGCATTAGATTAAGAGAATAATGTGTCGGATTATTTTTTAGGGCTTAGTATAATATATATTGAAACTATGAATATGgaataacaaaacagagacaaggcagtgttttttttcccactttgaTTTTTCAAGATATTGCCCCTCTTTGaaatgatgtatttattttgattaTCACTGGAATTGGTTCAGTTCAGGCTTCATAAACCTCatccttctgtcattttcttttttgggtgTAATTATCAAAAACCAATCCTCCTGAAAGAGcacttgtacattttttttttttaattcatagGATGAGTCTGTGGAGACAAGGAGAGAGGCTGCTATCCATGGTGTGGTGGTGTACCTTagggaaaaggaggaggatCTCTTCAGAGAACAGGTAAATCAGACACTACTGAACTTTGTGTTATAACTGCAACAGTTAATCAACTAATCAATTATCAAATGATAACTATATTACTTGTCAGTTGTTTTGATAAATCAATTGGTTTAAGTAGTCATttagaaaaaggtcaaaattctCCGATTTCAGcttcataaatataaatattttcagtttttcttgatTCTCTATGACGGtactgaatatctttggtttgtggacaaaacaagacattcgATGATGTCATCTTTAACTCTGAGaaacattgacatttttcaacattttctgacattttatgggCCAAAGAGAGGTCCATCAgagttaatatttttattatttttggtacAAGTTTAAGGTGACCCatagatgtatttttttaatgataataatacattttggaAATGTTCAGAGCTTTATCTTTGTCAGTTTGAGTTC is a window encoding:
- the LOC127531316 gene encoding sterile alpha motif domain-containing protein 3-like; this encodes MLASGNEAFNKNGIPLNFTSILPDILERLAESVFQYVAYPTSAQISKVAEALIQKHPCLREPGSYNGCYGWQQRLKYKMANYRTKLRGLGCPELDVNSLRKKRSHEKAPAKNVKKPKKSEVNYLPPHPHGETEESLECERVELLNEVKKRDNSQIISEKMAKTFSSRRQEVVNQAPAVNDMKERWPALFDTAQINQEFRRITTVALETTFMAKLDHYSPKLMSLLFSRGGTAKTKIQRIRNMLLEDESVETRREAAIHGVVVYLREKEEDLFREQDGDEDITNDVMKIVVTRGAMVSNPATATIILEGTEVLADLDVPRACALLMGLIYALNLSYPKELKNTFEVFQKIFLELDDLKASPKVMSLKSKLLF